Proteins from a single region of Bdellovibrio bacteriovorus HD100:
- the trpS gene encoding tryptophan--tRNA ligase, with protein MKPIILTGDRPTGPLHLGHYVGSLKNRVDLQDSHDQYIIIADVQALTDNYDDTTKVRDNILQVTLDYLAAGIDPAKSTIFVQSELPELFEMTTYFMNLVTVARLERNPTVKTEIQQKNLEKSLPAGFLTYPVSQAADILGFKANLVPAGEDQNPMIEQTNEIAQRFNHIYKTDFFKPVKGMPGVAGRLPGIDGKAKMSKSLGNAIYLSDDADTIKKKVQKMYTDPGHIRIEDPGKVEGNVVFSFLDVFDPRKEEVAALKEHYQRGGLGDGTLKVRLTEVLNTIIAPMRERRAQYAQDPQAVLKICKEGSLKAQEKTRQTLKEMKAIMGVGL; from the coding sequence ATGAAACCAATCATTCTTACGGGCGACCGTCCAACAGGTCCCCTCCATCTTGGTCATTACGTTGGATCTCTTAAAAACCGTGTGGATCTTCAGGATTCCCACGATCAGTACATCATCATCGCGGACGTTCAGGCTTTGACCGACAACTATGATGACACCACAAAAGTTCGCGACAACATCTTACAAGTGACGTTGGATTATCTGGCAGCGGGTATTGATCCTGCGAAAAGCACCATCTTCGTTCAGTCCGAACTGCCGGAACTGTTTGAAATGACCACTTACTTCATGAATCTGGTGACCGTGGCACGCCTGGAAAGAAATCCAACCGTGAAAACCGAAATCCAGCAGAAGAATCTGGAAAAGTCCCTGCCTGCAGGTTTCCTGACTTATCCGGTCAGCCAGGCGGCGGACATCCTGGGCTTCAAGGCGAACCTGGTTCCTGCCGGTGAAGACCAAAACCCGATGATCGAGCAGACCAACGAAATCGCCCAGCGTTTCAACCACATCTACAAAACGGACTTCTTCAAGCCCGTCAAAGGCATGCCGGGTGTGGCGGGTCGCCTGCCAGGTATCGACGGCAAAGCGAAGATGAGCAAATCCCTGGGGAACGCCATCTATCTTTCCGACGATGCTGACACCATCAAAAAGAAAGTGCAGAAGATGTACACCGATCCAGGTCACATCCGCATTGAAGATCCGGGCAAAGTCGAAGGCAACGTGGTCTTCAGCTTCCTGGATGTTTTCGATCCAAGAAAAGAAGAAGTCGCGGCCCTGAAAGAACACTATCAGCGCGGCGGTTTGGGTGATGGCACTTTGAAAGTGCGCCTGACCGAAGTTCTGAATACGATCATCGCGCCCATGCGCGAACGTCGTGCGCAGTATGCTCAGGACCCACAAGCGGTTTTGAA
- a CDS encoding GNAT family N-acetyltransferase → MNSQGAEIYNSQNGCYYSFRPFSIDRDFDVYYKWMHQKYVSQWWDLAKTRQELEAHLISELSDKHQDLFIGFIDGRPVSYWERYWLQQDILGKYVETLPFDQGLHFLIGETAYLGRTYTPSLIAAFLKFQFQETRTQRIFGEPDIRNRKVLRYAEETCFEMQGIVEMPERASAVMVCRRENFFAKYSAKPGKLWASAVRESGPVSEPALML, encoded by the coding sequence ATGAATTCCCAAGGCGCTGAGATCTATAACAGTCAGAACGGGTGCTACTATTCGTTTCGCCCCTTTTCCATCGATCGTGATTTTGATGTTTATTACAAGTGGATGCATCAGAAATATGTTTCGCAGTGGTGGGATCTGGCGAAAACCCGCCAGGAACTTGAGGCCCATCTGATCAGCGAACTTTCTGACAAACACCAGGATCTTTTCATCGGTTTTATTGATGGCCGGCCGGTCAGCTATTGGGAGCGATACTGGCTTCAGCAGGACATTCTTGGCAAGTACGTTGAAACGCTTCCGTTTGATCAGGGTTTGCACTTCCTGATCGGAGAAACCGCTTATCTGGGGCGCACTTACACGCCGTCGCTGATCGCCGCGTTCTTGAAATTCCAGTTTCAGGAAACCCGCACCCAGCGCATCTTTGGCGAGCCGGACATTCGCAACCGCAAGGTCCTTCGTTATGCCGAAGAGACGTGTTTTGAAATGCAGGGGATTGTTGAAATGCCCGAGCGCGCTTCGGCGGTGATGGTCTGCCGTCGTGAAAATTTCTTCGCCAAATACTCGGCCAAACCGGGGAAATTGTGGGCCTCCGCAGTCCGTGAATCCGGGCCGGTTTCCGAACCGGCTTTAATGCTCTGA
- a CDS encoding phosphatidylglycerophosphatase A family protein, with protein MVTNFLIQLATLFGVGRFPKGPGTMGTLATIPIVILLSKLGPLVYMGVVVLLLPVGIAACEAYERSKGGHDHKEIVIDEVLGFLITMVWMPMTWQAILIGFALFRVLDITKPLFIGYLDKKIQGGLGVMIDDVAAGIIASLIMQVIYTQTNWLGSQIVVIN; from the coding sequence ATGGTGACAAACTTTCTGATACAACTTGCGACTCTGTTTGGTGTGGGCCGTTTCCCGAAAGGGCCGGGCACGATGGGCACCCTGGCGACTATTCCGATTGTCATTCTTTTAAGCAAATTGGGCCCTTTGGTTTACATGGGAGTAGTGGTTTTGCTGCTCCCTGTCGGAATTGCGGCCTGCGAGGCTTACGAGCGTTCCAAGGGTGGTCATGATCACAAAGAGATCGTAATTGATGAGGTTTTGGGTTTTCTGATCACCATGGTTTGGATGCCGATGACATGGCAGGCCATTTTAATCGGTTTTGCCCTGTTCAGAGTGCTGGACATCACAAAGCCTTTATTCATAGGATATTTAGATAAGAAGATCCAAGGAGGACTTGGAGTGATGATCGATGACGTGGCCGCGGGGATAATTGCGAGCCTCATCATGCAAGTGATCTACACTCAAACCAATTGGTTGGGCTCGCAAATTGTGGTGATTAACTAA
- a CDS encoding CinA family protein: protein MSLNNEKLQELIRSLRDQKLTVGFAESCTGGALSAFLTEQPGVSDIFLGSVVSYSNEAKVDLLGVRRDTLMQEGAVSETVARQMAHGVRRQLKTDWSVAITGIAGPTGGTPSKPVGTVCFAIAGPGFEDSRKELFSGDRKSIQMTSVDYAVAWLKEVLDKK, encoded by the coding sequence ATGTCACTTAACAACGAAAAGCTTCAAGAACTCATTCGATCCCTTCGCGACCAAAAACTCACAGTGGGTTTTGCGGAAAGTTGTACTGGAGGTGCACTTTCGGCTTTTTTAACAGAGCAACCAGGCGTGTCCGACATATTTCTAGGCTCTGTGGTTTCTTACTCTAACGAGGCGAAGGTGGATCTTCTGGGGGTTCGTCGAGACACTCTCATGCAAGAGGGTGCGGTGAGCGAGACAGTCGCTCGTCAAATGGCGCACGGAGTGCGTCGTCAGCTTAAAACTGATTGGTCTGTGGCAATCACAGGTATCGCTGGTCCGACAGGTGGAACACCGTCAAAGCCAGTGGGCACTGTATGCTTTGCCATCGCTGGACCGGGTTTTGAAGATTCCCGAAAAGAACTCTTTTCAGGCGATCGCAAATCCATCCAGATGACTTCGGTAGACTATGCGGTGGCTTGGCTGAAAGAAGTTCTCGACAAGAAATAG
- the recA gene encoding recombinase RecA — translation MANATVDNKANSEKIKALELAVSTIEKQFGKGSIMRLGANESLVKDVEAISTGALSLDIALGIGGLPKGRICEIYGPESSGKTTLCLSVIAQAQKKGGVVAFVDAEHALDINYARKLGVNTEDLLISQPDTGEQALEITETLVRSGAIDVLVVDSVAALVPRAEIEGDMGDSHVGLQARLMSQALRKLTAAINRSNTLVIFINQIRMKIGVMFGNPETTTGGNALKFYSSVRLDVRRVGAIKNGEDVTGNRTAVKVVKNKMAPPFTKVEFDLMYGEGISEEGDLLDLAVTANMVEKSGAWFSINGERMGQGRDAAKNFLKEHPEYMVELRKKILAANGIGKLLVDTNGNNGEDHEGTEPVEIEAEDAAPKKGKKGKH, via the coding sequence ATGGCAAACGCTACTGTAGACAACAAAGCGAACTCAGAAAAAATCAAAGCTCTTGAATTGGCTGTTTCGACTATCGAAAAGCAATTCGGTAAAGGCTCCATCATGCGTTTGGGCGCGAACGAATCTTTGGTTAAAGACGTTGAAGCGATCAGCACGGGTGCATTGAGCTTGGATATCGCTTTGGGTATCGGCGGTCTTCCTAAAGGTCGTATCTGTGAAATCTATGGACCAGAGTCCTCTGGTAAAACAACTCTGTGCTTGTCTGTTATCGCTCAAGCTCAGAAAAAGGGCGGCGTTGTCGCTTTCGTTGATGCCGAACACGCTTTGGATATCAACTATGCTCGTAAACTGGGTGTGAACACGGAAGATCTTTTGATCTCTCAGCCAGACACTGGTGAACAAGCTTTGGAAATCACTGAAACACTTGTTCGTTCCGGCGCGATTGACGTATTGGTTGTCGACTCCGTAGCAGCCTTGGTTCCTCGTGCAGAGATCGAAGGTGACATGGGTGATTCCCACGTTGGTTTGCAGGCTCGTTTGATGTCCCAGGCTTTGCGTAAGCTGACTGCGGCGATCAACCGTTCCAACACTCTTGTTATCTTTATTAACCAAATCCGTATGAAAATCGGTGTTATGTTCGGTAACCCTGAAACAACTACGGGTGGTAACGCTTTGAAATTCTACTCTTCTGTTCGTTTGGATGTACGCCGTGTGGGCGCGATCAAAAACGGTGAGGACGTGACTGGTAACCGTACTGCGGTGAAAGTTGTTAAGAATAAAATGGCGCCTCCGTTCACCAAAGTTGAATTCGACTTGATGTACGGTGAAGGTATCTCTGAAGAGGGTGACCTTCTGGATCTGGCAGTGACTGCGAACATGGTTGAAAAATCCGGTGCGTGGTTCTCTATCAATGGTGAGCGCATGGGCCAAGGCCGTGATGCTGCGAAGAACTTCCTGAAAGAGCACCCAGAATACATGGTTGAACTTCGTAAGAAAATCCTTGCAGCAAACGGTATCGGCAAACTTTTGGTTGATACCAACGGCAACAACGGTGAAGACCACGAAGGTACAGAGCCAGTTGAAATCGAAGCAGAAGATGCTGCTCCGAAAAAAGGCAAAAAAGGCAAACACTAG
- a CDS encoding DUF488 domain-containing protein: MPIKIKRVYEKPSRDDGYRVLVDRLWPRGIKKEELKFSEWPKVICPSTELRKEFGHKPEKFGMFRTEYKKELKSAEAHDKLAELAERAQDGNVTLLYAARDEEINHAIVLKEVLDKL, translated from the coding sequence GTGCCAATTAAGATTAAGCGAGTTTATGAAAAGCCTAGTCGGGATGATGGTTATCGTGTTTTGGTCGATCGTCTGTGGCCCCGGGGAATTAAGAAGGAAGAGCTGAAATTCAGTGAGTGGCCCAAGGTGATTTGTCCCAGCACAGAGCTGCGTAAAGAATTCGGACACAAGCCCGAAAAGTTCGGGATGTTTCGCACGGAATATAAAAAGGAACTTAAATCCGCCGAAGCCCACGACAAGCTGGCGGAGCTAGCCGAGCGGGCTCAGGATGGGAATGTGACTTTGCTGTATGCCGCCCGGGACGAAGAAATCAACCATGCGATCGTTCTAAAGGAAGTTTTGGATAAGCTTTAA
- a CDS encoding CDP-diacylglycerol diphosphatase has product MKNLSFVFAAVAVLGLSSCKSKPVIEVPRSDALWNLISTQCLPLHKIGEEKNPCIEVNIAQGEEKGYVVFKDRVGDLQYLLMPTEKITGMESPEIRAADATNYFDLAWKARSYMEKKHGSAIPVEAVSLAINSQFGRSQNQLHIHVSCVKPLVQQHLQEQSAKLKNGWSLLPQPLLGHKYYARKVSEKELEKGNAFQMLADGVPGAKDHSGEFGLGLVAVKDKKKGHSLILLTSRFERGTNNYGSVEEIQDHSCPQLAH; this is encoded by the coding sequence GTGAAAAACCTGTCTTTCGTTTTCGCCGCTGTTGCTGTTCTGGGACTTAGCTCCTGCAAGTCAAAACCTGTCATTGAAGTTCCGCGTTCGGACGCCCTGTGGAATCTCATCAGCACGCAGTGCCTGCCGTTGCATAAAATCGGTGAAGAAAAAAATCCGTGCATCGAAGTGAACATCGCTCAAGGCGAGGAAAAAGGTTATGTCGTCTTTAAAGACCGTGTGGGGGATTTGCAGTATCTGCTGATGCCGACTGAAAAAATCACCGGCATGGAAAGCCCCGAAATCCGCGCAGCCGATGCGACTAACTATTTTGACCTGGCCTGGAAGGCAAGAAGCTATATGGAAAAAAAGCACGGCTCAGCCATTCCTGTGGAGGCGGTGTCGTTGGCGATCAACTCGCAGTTCGGGCGCAGTCAGAATCAGCTGCATATTCATGTGTCTTGTGTGAAACCTTTGGTGCAGCAGCACTTGCAGGAACAGTCCGCGAAATTGAAAAACGGCTGGAGTCTGTTGCCACAGCCTTTGCTGGGTCATAAGTATTATGCCCGCAAGGTCAGTGAAAAAGAGCTGGAAAAAGGCAACGCCTTCCAAATGCTGGCCGATGGTGTTCCAGGTGCCAAAGATCACAGCGGTGAGTTTGGATTGGGTCTGGTGGCAGTGAAAGACAAAAAAAAGGGCCATAGTTTGATTTTGCTCACAAGTCGTTTTGAGCGTGGCACAAACAATTACGGCTCAGTCGAAGAAATTCAAGATCACTCTTGCCCTCAATTGGCCCATTGA
- a CDS encoding 3D domain-containing protein: MLKVLLTLVLAISLRARADDYSEVPMPPPLPEPQEPLYLNPTIYYKPIIKFDVDKCQDEVRVEMLSPDDKVLTRLCSADFNNCVMQGACYVHDEDGRFRSFNYYARGADNIPRFKEVDMRKCPYGYGVRNVCLDPYYTVAADLSIYKIGDVIYVPRLDGAVMPNGVTHDGFFVVRDAGGAIKGPTRFDFYTGFTKPYAKENTFNRMGFANIKNSFPFRMATPEEAQAARGRTGYPGLRSIIIIPPRR, from the coding sequence ATGTTGAAAGTGTTACTGACTTTAGTTCTGGCCATTTCTTTGCGGGCTCGCGCCGATGACTATTCGGAAGTCCCGATGCCTCCGCCGTTGCCGGAGCCGCAAGAGCCTCTGTATCTGAATCCAACCATCTATTATAAACCGATCATCAAGTTTGATGTGGACAAGTGTCAGGATGAGGTCCGGGTTGAAATGCTTTCTCCGGATGATAAAGTGTTGACCCGTCTTTGTTCCGCGGACTTCAACAACTGTGTCATGCAAGGGGCCTGTTATGTTCACGATGAGGACGGTCGTTTCCGTTCCTTTAATTACTATGCTCGCGGAGCCGACAACATCCCTCGCTTTAAAGAAGTCGACATGCGCAAGTGCCCTTATGGCTATGGCGTACGCAATGTGTGCCTTGACCCGTACTATACGGTCGCGGCGGATTTAAGTATTTATAAAATTGGCGATGTGATTTATGTGCCCAGGCTGGATGGGGCCGTGATGCCAAATGGTGTGACCCACGATGGGTTCTTTGTTGTGCGCGATGCCGGTGGAGCCATCAAAGGCCCCACCCGTTTTGATTTTTATACCGGCTTCACCAAACCCTATGCCAAAGAAAACACATTCAACCGCATGGGCTTTGCCAATATCAAAAACAGCTTCCCTTTCCGCATGGCGACGCCGGAGGAAGCTCAAGCCGCCCGAGGACGCACGGGTTATCCGGGTCTTCGCAGCATTATAATCATTCCTCCGCGCAGATAA
- a CDS encoding S8 family serine peptidase yields the protein MMIFRPLLKALLFCLILGHSTAFAAMKVEKEKFDNGVVSRESYYQDTRLVERRYFDIDGVFTGWTRFTYPAPGRVIVTDLSVEKESYGLVQTREEWTGLDSNNTQNEKSRLIRKWHFTKDAPFKLEYVGWNEQTEPFREIQKDYLDKNEQLISSVYLYYKGTEEKPYAFIEKDTSGKTVAEFSLYEKYDLIKSLKESGKSPEEIKILKAQRENPDKFVIAIIDSGFDYNHSELVTKWWNNPADPVDGIDNDGNGWVDDNFGWDQVRDIGLPTESTSGLQKDHRPLSHGTHVAHIATKGLNNVGLVGFAGDYTRADYIKKMSAFIKQHKIRLVNMSLGFPADNKDMLGLRDGIRAYKTMIEENPETLFVVASGNAGQDLDLSKNRQYPASFTHPNVLKVGALNAATIEEVTAENATMADFSNFGLDNVDILAPGVKVNAASLGGGLIEHSGTSMATPYMVNLIVQLWTELPHLKAAEVRQLFIETAQKTKTPAPIKSGGYADLKAALLKGKMQKLEGRSAQLEGPNCWNSATYLAGISRGIHHTVASEFANVLESPLCTPVSRAEAQTGDIIALRRVNRNGRVLPAAFASEVHGYTQLGSGMGFTKNGVMPQAPYEVQNTEHIFNKYRSSNGRECKKLGIEPQDCRLVEMAYRCQTLESYMKAHGGLSVWEQEIQTALDRAEKELEERFLNGKPTNADFSLQEIADRIQGLKSHGSTQMVIDYFESRLDSLEFRN from the coding sequence ATGATGATTTTCCGCCCGCTGCTGAAAGCTTTGCTGTTTTGTCTCATTCTGGGACATTCGACTGCTTTTGCAGCAATGAAAGTGGAAAAGGAAAAGTTCGACAACGGGGTTGTTTCCCGCGAATCATACTATCAGGACACCCGACTGGTGGAGCGCCGCTATTTCGACATCGATGGTGTTTTCACCGGCTGGACCCGCTTTACCTATCCCGCACCTGGTCGTGTCATCGTCACCGACCTTTCGGTTGAAAAAGAAAGTTATGGCCTTGTACAAACCCGCGAGGAATGGACAGGTCTGGATTCCAATAACACCCAGAATGAAAAATCCCGGCTGATTCGCAAGTGGCACTTCACCAAAGATGCGCCCTTCAAGCTGGAGTACGTGGGCTGGAATGAACAAACAGAACCCTTCCGTGAAATTCAGAAAGACTATCTGGACAAAAACGAACAGCTGATCTCTTCCGTGTACCTTTATTATAAAGGCACAGAAGAAAAGCCCTATGCCTTTATCGAAAAGGACACTTCCGGAAAAACCGTGGCCGAATTCAGCCTGTATGAAAAGTATGACCTGATAAAATCGCTGAAGGAATCCGGCAAGTCCCCGGAGGAAATCAAGATTCTCAAAGCCCAGCGCGAAAATCCTGACAAGTTCGTCATCGCCATCATTGATTCCGGCTTTGACTATAATCACAGCGAACTGGTGACGAAATGGTGGAACAATCCGGCGGACCCTGTCGATGGAATTGATAACGACGGCAACGGCTGGGTGGACGATAATTTTGGATGGGATCAGGTTCGTGATATTGGTCTGCCTACGGAATCCACCAGCGGACTGCAAAAGGACCACCGTCCCCTTTCCCATGGAACACATGTCGCTCACATCGCCACCAAAGGACTGAACAATGTGGGTCTGGTGGGTTTTGCGGGGGACTACACCCGCGCGGACTATATCAAAAAAATGTCCGCCTTTATCAAACAGCACAAAATCCGTCTGGTGAACATGAGTCTGGGCTTCCCCGCAGACAACAAAGACATGCTGGGTCTGCGTGATGGGATTCGTGCCTATAAAACAATGATCGAAGAAAATCCGGAAACTCTGTTCGTGGTCGCCTCGGGCAACGCCGGTCAGGATCTGGATCTCAGCAAGAACCGCCAGTACCCGGCAAGTTTCACTCATCCCAACGTGTTGAAAGTGGGCGCTCTGAACGCAGCCACCATCGAAGAGGTCACTGCTGAAAATGCGACGATGGCCGACTTCAGCAATTTCGGATTGGACAATGTCGACATTCTGGCTCCAGGAGTGAAAGTCAACGCCGCGTCTTTGGGAGGCGGACTGATTGAACACTCCGGCACTTCCATGGCGACACCATACATGGTGAATCTGATTGTTCAGCTTTGGACTGAACTTCCGCATCTTAAAGCCGCGGAAGTCCGTCAGCTCTTTATTGAAACCGCGCAAAAGACCAAAACACCGGCACCGATCAAGTCCGGCGGCTATGCCGATTTGAAAGCAGCTTTGCTTAAAGGAAAAATGCAGAAGCTGGAAGGGCGTTCGGCGCAGCTGGAAGGACCGAACTGCTGGAATTCAGCCACCTACCTGGCTGGGATTTCCCGAGGCATTCACCACACCGTCGCCAGCGAATTTGCCAATGTGCTTGAATCCCCGCTATGCACCCCGGTTTCCCGCGCTGAAGCGCAAACGGGTGACATCATCGCCCTTCGCCGCGTGAACCGCAATGGCCGGGTGCTGCCAGCGGCTTTCGCCTCTGAAGTGCATGGTTACACTCAATTGGGTTCGGGTATGGGCTTCACCAAAAACGGTGTGATGCCGCAAGCCCCTTACGAAGTGCAAAACACCGAGCATATCTTCAATAAGTATCGCTCTTCCAACGGACGTGAATGCAAAAAGCTGGGGATCGAGCCCCAGGATTGCCGTCTGGTGGAAATGGCTTATCGTTGTCAGACCTTGGAGTCCTACATGAAAGCCCATGGGGGCTTGAGTGTCTGGGAACAGGAAATTCAAACGGCATTGGATAGAGCAGAAAAAGAGTTGGAAGAACGCTTCCTGAATGGGAAGCCGACAAACGCGGATTTTTCCCTGCAGGAGATCGCAGACAGGATCCAGGGGCTGAAGTCCCACGGCAGCACTCAGATGGTCATCGACTATTTTGAGTCCCGCTTGGATTCACTGGAATTTAGAAATTAG
- a CDS encoding glutathione peroxidase — protein MKKHLYDFTVKAANGQPVSLDQYRDKVVLVVNVASKCGYTPQYKGLEELYQQNKDNGLVILGFPCNQFGAQEPGSNEEIQQFCELNYGVSFPVMGKVDVNGGNADPLYQWLKEEAPGLLGTEMIKWNFTKFLVGKDGAVLKRFAPKDEPKDIADDIKKALA, from the coding sequence ATGAAAAAGCATCTTTATGATTTCACCGTCAAAGCCGCCAATGGCCAGCCGGTGTCCCTGGATCAATACCGGGACAAAGTTGTGTTGGTTGTGAACGTCGCGAGCAAATGTGGCTACACGCCTCAATACAAGGGCCTTGAAGAACTGTATCAGCAGAACAAAGACAACGGTCTGGTCATTCTTGGATTCCCCTGCAACCAGTTTGGCGCCCAAGAGCCGGGCTCCAATGAAGAAATCCAGCAGTTCTGTGAATTGAATTACGGAGTGTCCTTCCCGGTGATGGGCAAAGTCGATGTGAACGGCGGCAACGCGGATCCCCTTTACCAGTGGCTGAAAGAGGAAGCTCCGGGCCTGCTGGGAACAGAGATGATCAAATGGAATTTCACCAAGTTCCTGGTGGGCAAAGACGGAGCCGTATTAAAACGTTTTGCTCCAAAGGATGAGCCCAAGGACATCGCCGACGATATCAAAAAAGCTCTGGCCTAA
- a CDS encoding aspartate kinase — protein MKPLIVQKYGGATLADPEKIKSVSSRIAAQSKENSLIVVVSAMGKTTNSLIDLANQVSSHPQRREMDMLLTVGERISMSLVSMALNDLGCPAISFTGSQAGIFTDDSHVNAFIKDVKPMRLDEALKNNRVVILAGFQGVSPVTKEITTLGRGGSDTSAVAMAAAFNAERCEILKDVPAVFTADPNIVKSARPLSELNYDQLMEMTFWGAKVLHYRSVELAKMRDVTLYIGPASSKTSDGTIVKKGLNMFESCKALSLNSHELVLGIHCREKNPAKALQGLQNLLDKNQIAFPQLLSCETSLDKTEIFLTGPQEIMFAVKKELEKHPDFTLLPTDYSTVTLTCTGATSPEMTQKVLNTLTGKNLETQKILISAMSLTVLVEAPLRKQVIECLHPLI, from the coding sequence ATGAAACCCCTGATTGTTCAGAAATACGGCGGCGCCACTTTAGCAGATCCTGAAAAGATCAAATCTGTTTCGTCGCGCATTGCCGCCCAGTCGAAAGAAAATTCTCTGATTGTGGTGGTCAGTGCCATGGGTAAAACCACCAATTCCCTGATCGACCTTGCCAACCAGGTTTCCAGTCATCCTCAACGCCGCGAAATGGACATGCTGCTGACCGTAGGTGAGCGCATCAGCATGTCCCTGGTCAGTATGGCCTTGAACGACCTGGGCTGTCCTGCGATCAGCTTCACCGGCAGTCAGGCCGGGATTTTCACTGATGATTCCCACGTCAATGCGTTTATCAAAGACGTCAAACCCATGCGCCTTGATGAGGCCTTGAAAAACAACCGCGTGGTGATTCTGGCCGGTTTCCAGGGCGTGTCCCCGGTCACCAAGGAAATCACCACTCTGGGACGTGGCGGTTCGGACACTTCGGCTGTTGCGATGGCGGCGGCCTTCAATGCCGAGCGCTGCGAAATTCTGAAAGATGTTCCCGCGGTCTTTACCGCCGACCCGAACATCGTGAAATCCGCGCGCCCTTTAAGTGAACTGAATTACGATCAATTGATGGAGATGACTTTCTGGGGCGCCAAAGTTCTGCACTATCGCTCGGTGGAACTTGCGAAGATGCGTGATGTGACCCTTTATATCGGCCCGGCCTCCAGCAAAACCTCTGACGGAACCATCGTAAAAAAAGGATTGAATATGTTTGAATCCTGCAAAGCTCTTTCTTTGAACTCTCACGAACTGGTGTTGGGCATTCACTGCCGCGAAAAAAATCCGGCCAAGGCCCTTCAGGGGTTGCAGAATCTTTTGGACAAGAACCAGATTGCCTTCCCGCAGCTGCTTAGCTGTGAAACCAGCCTGGATAAAACCGAAATCTTTTTGACCGGCCCGCAAGAGATCATGTTTGCCGTGAAAAAAGAGCTGGAAAAACATCCGGACTTCACCTTGCTGCCAACCGACTATTCCACTGTCACCCTGACATGCACGGGCGCGACGTCACCGGAAATGACTCAAAAGGTTTTGAATACTTTGACGGGAAAAAATCTGGAAACCCAAAAGATCCTGATCAGCGCCATGAGCCTGACCGTTCTTGTCGAAGCCCCCCTGCGCAAGCAGGTCATCGAGTGCCTTCATCCTTTGATTTGA
- a CDS encoding lytic transglycosylase domain-containing protein, whose protein sequence is MSTWVALLFIGIIQLSTGAGAASVASATPATAATTASPAPVNQALSLKEKLKALTAKSTHVQSDNLIFDLPVTYNKKVSQWIAYFQGSGNKWFRTWMQRSYKYMPFIQEELKRAGLPSDLAYMVMIESGFAPNAISTADAVGPWQFIESTGTRYGLSKSWWLDERRDLKKSTLAAIRYLKDLHSEFGSWYLVAASYNMGENGLRRRIKKYGTKDYWALIKLDALPQETQDYVPKILAAMLIAKAPNLYGFRDLEKMDPLEYDVVLVPGGTDLEPLADHLGVTRKALKDLNAELYLGYIPRQIEKHFIRVPKGAGRMVSTYVYQHSRKVALE, encoded by the coding sequence ATGAGTACGTGGGTTGCACTTCTTTTTATTGGCATCATTCAACTGAGCACTGGAGCTGGCGCGGCTTCTGTGGCATCAGCAACCCCGGCTACCGCAGCGACCACGGCATCCCCTGCTCCAGTGAATCAGGCGCTCAGCCTGAAAGAAAAATTAAAAGCCCTCACAGCCAAGTCCACCCACGTTCAATCCGACAATCTGATCTTTGATCTGCCCGTCACCTACAATAAAAAAGTCAGTCAGTGGATCGCCTACTTCCAGGGAAGCGGCAACAAGTGGTTCCGCACCTGGATGCAACGCTCGTACAAGTACATGCCTTTCATTCAGGAAGAACTGAAACGTGCGGGTCTGCCATCGGATCTTGCTTATATGGTGATGATCGAAAGTGGTTTTGCACCGAACGCCATCAGTACGGCTGATGCCGTGGGCCCTTGGCAGTTTATCGAATCCACAGGGACTCGTTACGGCCTGAGCAAAAGCTGGTGGCTGGATGAGCGCCGGGATTTGAAGAAGTCCACTTTGGCGGCCATTCGTTACCTGAAGGATCTGCATTCCGAATTCGGCTCTTGGTACCTGGTGGCCGCAAGCTACAACATGGGTGAAAATGGTCTGCGCCGTCGCATCAAAAAATATGGTACCAAAGATTACTGGGCACTCATCAAATTGGATGCTCTTCCTCAAGAAACCCAAGATTACGTTCCCAAGATCCTCGCGGCCATGTTGATTGCCAAAGCGCCGAACCTTTATGGCTTCCGCGATCTGGAAAAAATGGACCCATTGGAATACGACGTCGTACTTGTGCCTGGTGGCACCGACCTGGAACCTTTGGCGGATCATTTGGGAGTCACCAGAAAAGCATTAAAAGATTTGAACGCCGAGCTGTACTTGGGATACATTCCTCGTCAGATTGAGAAACACTTCATTCGCGTTCCGAAAGGGGCTGGAAGAATGGTTTCCACTTACGTCTATCAGCACTCTCGGAAAGTTGCTTTGGAATGA